The following coding sequences are from one Eucalyptus grandis isolate ANBG69807.140 chromosome 11, ASM1654582v1, whole genome shotgun sequence window:
- the LOC104426044 gene encoding protein ORANGE-LIKE, chloroplastic → MACFSICSRLPSPRPPPPPPPNPPPAKTVPAFLAFPREAPPGRPALPGNASPFRIACSSSSSSPSGDASGDQSSSNFCIIEGPETVQDFVQMQLQEIQDNIRSRRNKIFLLMEEVRRLRVQQRTKSVKVINENGVEEADEMPDIPSSIPFLPHMTPKTLRQLYLTSLSFIGGIILFGGLIAPTLELKLGLGGTSYEDFIRNMHLPLQLSQVDPIVASFSGGAVGVISTLMLIEANNVERQEKKRCKYCNGTGYLACARCSASGVCLSVNPILVNGATDCPLQVPKTERCPNCSGAGKVMCPTCLCTGMLMASEHDPRIDPFD, encoded by the exons ATGGCTTGCTTCTCTATCTGCTCTCGCCTCCCCTCGccgcgtcctcctcctcctcctcctcccaatcCCCCTCCGGCCAAAACCGTCCCCGCCTTCCTCGCGTTTCCTCGCGAAGCGCCGCCCGGGCGACCGGCTCTACCCGGAAACGCGTCGCCTTTCCGAATCGcttgttcttcctcttcttcttctccttctggGGATGCTTCCGGCGATCAGAGCTCGAG CAATTTCTGCATCATAGAAGGGCCCGAGACTGTGCAGGATTTCGTGCAGATGCAGTTGCAggaaattcaagacaacattaGGAGTAGGCGTAATAAGATTTTCCTTCTCATGGAGGAG GTAAGGAGACTGCGAGTTCAGCAACGAACAAAGAGTGTGAAAGTCATTAATGAGAATGGTGTGGAGGAAGCAGATGAGATGCCTGATATTCCATCTTCCATCCCTTTTCTCCCTCACATG ACACCGAAGACATTGAGACAGCTCTACTTGACAAGCTTATCATTCATAGGTGGAATCATCCTATTTGGTGGTCTCATCGCACCGACC CTGGAGCTGAAACTAGGTTTGGGAGGTACCTCATATGAAGATTTTATACGCAATATGCATTTGCCTTTGCAGTTAAG TCAGGTCGATCCTATTGTAGCATCTTTTTCTGGTGGCGCTGTTGGTGTCATATCAACCCTGATGTTGATTGAAGCTAATAATGTTGAGcggcaagagaagaaaaggtgTAAATATTGCAATGGAACAG GATACTTGGCTTGTGCCAGATGTTCGGCAAGTGGTGTATGCTTGAGTGTGAACCCCATTCTGGTAAATGGTGCTACTGATTGCCCTCTTCAAGTTCCCAAAACCGAGAGGTGTCCAAACTGCTCTGGGGCGGGGAAG GTCATGTGCCCTACCTGCCTGTGCACGGGAATGCTTATGGCTAGTGAGCATGACCCGCGGATAGATCCATTTGACTAA
- the LOC120289858 gene encoding zinc finger CCHC domain-containing protein 9-like: MCTKAEKVVLAAYQLRGIAATWWKANKGIVFPEGVAPEWNAFLEVFNEKYFSDCARELKMAEFQRLRQGMMTVDEYEAKFVELSQYAPELVQKPADRARRFRDGLRPEVRSFLVPLDLKEYKDLYKRAQLIEKDQNERAVASGLQFNSNREGNRFGKRPMFGGRYPVPLNMKGGIGKPSPNHHGVCRSCGRQHDSAPCPSRIGACYECGQQGYISRNCPRNQMG; encoded by the coding sequence ATGTGCACTAAAGCAGAGAAGGTCGTACTGGCAGCCTATCAGTTGAGGGGGATCGCAGCCACATGGTGGAAGGCTAATAAAGGGATAGTGTTTCCTGAGGGTGTGGCTCCAGAGTGGAATGCGTTTCTGGAGGTCTTTAATGAGAAGTACTTTTCTGATTGTGCTAGAGAGTTGAAGATGGCGGAGTTCCAGCGCCTTCGTCAAGGTATGATGACAGTCGATGAGTATGAAGCTAAGTTCGTTGAACTGTCGCAGTATGCCCCTGAGTTAGTTCAGAAACCGGCAGACCGAGCTCGAAGGTTTAGAGACGGGCTTCGGCCGGAGGTGAGGAGCTTTTTGGTACCATTAGATCTGAAGGAGTACAAGGACCTTTATAAGCGGGCCCAGCTGATTGAGAAAGACCAGAATGAGAGAGCTGTTGCATCTGGATTGCAGTTTAATTCGAACAGAGAAGgtaatcggtttgggaagaggCCGATGTTTGGAGGAAGATATCCTGTTCCACTCAACATGAAGGGTGGGATAGGGAAACCATCACCGAACCATCATGGAGTGTGTCGTTCATGTGGAAGACAACATGATTCGGCCCCATGTCCCTCTAGGATAGGTGCTTGTTATGAGTGTGGCCAGCAGGGTTATATATCCAGGAATTGCCCCAGGAATCAGATGGGATAG